The proteins below come from a single Malus domestica chromosome 03, GDT2T_hap1 genomic window:
- the LOC139194306 gene encoding uncharacterized protein, with the protein MNFCTIKIRGQYKVVPHETQVIFTGTTVFKKLSTVFPPIPRYWFFLLDFNMLYPRLNRDDILTENIVLNSTGSSLFFIDPDIPEVNSYKSMFSTCKVPVKILPPSSRQANEVEILRTARRVTIDELTFLDPNLYKFFVFLFVLCILHPLHASVGFHSFVSNCSFIGPPLNSQKDTADCTQPAGSSTEPLPRVRETTRCRLTQSCINLHLVRRAAEI; encoded by the exons ATGAATTTTTGCACGATCAAAATCAGAGGACAGTATAAAGTGGTGCCGCATGAAACCCAGGTTATATTCACTGGTACAACAGTGTTTAAAAAACTGTCTACCGTCTTTCCACCCATCCCTCGATATTGGTTTTTCCTACTAGATTTCAACATGCTCTATCCCCGTCTGAATAGAGATGATATTCTTACAG AGAACATCGTCTTAAATAGTACTGGCTCCTCCCTTTTTTTCATCGACCCAGACATCCCGGAGGTTAACTCATATAAATCAAT GTTCTCAACCTGTAAAGTCCCTGTAAAAATACTGCCTCCTTCTTCAAGGCAAGCAAATGAGGTTGAAATTCTACGTACAGCAAGAAGAGTAACAATAGATGAGCTGACCTTTTTGGATCCTAATTTGTATAAG ttctttgtttttttgtttgttctgTGTATTTTGCATCCTCTGCATGCTTCTGTTGGTTTTCACTCTTTTGTCTCAAATTGCTCTTTCATCGGCCCACCGCTCAACAGCCAGAAGGACACCGCCGACTGCACCCAGCCAGCAGGCAGCAGCACGGAGCCACTTCCGCGTGTGCGAGAGACAACACGCTGCAGATTGACCCAG AGTTGTATTAATTTGCATTTGGTTAGAAGAGCTGCAgagatttga
- the LOC139194751 gene encoding uncharacterized protein produces the protein MIAVCNHDSYFVQKKDAFGAMGLIPEQTITAALRVLAYGASADQVDEIARMGKSTILQSLMRFCGAIKSIYTAEYLRQPIHMDFAWQDAYGDKKGAKSIILEAVASFDTWIWHTFFGVSGAQNDLNVLTQSPVFNDVLQGKVPKVTYEVNRRMYDGPYYLADDIYPRWSTFVKTVSHLRSAKEKYFASYQEGCRKDVERCFGILQARWAIVKGAAKLFDVESLRSIIMTCIILHNMIVEDEYVMKLLMNMSQTQ, from the exons atgattgctgtttgcaaccatgattcttactttgtacAAAAGAAAGATGCTTTTGGTGCTATGGGTCTCATTCCCGAGCAAACAATTACTGCTGCGCTGCGGGTGCTTGcttatggagcatctgcagaccaagtggatgagatagcgaggatggggaaatcaaccattcttcaGTCCTTGATGAGGTTTTGTGGAGCAATCAAATCTAtctacaccgcagagtaccttCGACAACCTATTCACATGGACTT TGCATGGCAAGACGCTTATGGAGACAAAAAAGgagcaaaaagtatcattttggaggctgtggcatcttttgatacatggatttggcacacCTTTTTCGGGGTTtcgggagctcaaaatgactTAAACGTCCTtacccaatccccagtgttcaacgatgtcctgcaaggaaaggtaCCAAAAGTCACGTATGAGGTCAACAGACGCATGtacgacgggccatactacctagctgacgacatttacccaaggtggtcaacatttgtcaaaacagtgtcACATCtgcgaagtgcaaaggaaaaatacTTTGCAAGCTATCAAGAGGGGTGCAgaaaggatgtggagcgttgtttcggTATCCTTCAAGCTCGCTGGGCGATCGTTAAGGGTGCtgccaaattgtttgatgtagagtcgcttcgatccatcattATGAcatgcatcattcttcacaacatgattgtggaagatgagtatgtTATGAAgctgttgatgaatatgagccagacacaatga